The Nicotiana tabacum cultivar K326 chromosome 14, ASM71507v2, whole genome shotgun sequence genome contains a region encoding:
- the LOC107806984 gene encoding putative LRR receptor-like serine/threonine-protein kinase At1g67720, which produces MSSFSSSFLFFFLSLFFFPCLSQSLRGVLIDCGASVDSVFNEQKWVSDTGFISAGTPKNLTVQVLDSTLSTVRTFPLQNNVFKKFCYQVPVYRGGKYLVRTTYFYGGVNGNLNPPVFDQIVDGTFWSPVNTTEDYWHGMSSYYEGFFMAVGKTMSVCLAANSLTDSDPFISALELVLVSDSLYNSTDFTTYALSLIARSSFGNNGSIIRYPDDEFDRYWEPYGQHSPAASVSRVSVSGIWNHPPAKVFQTRFTISQLEPMELLWPPAPLPNATYYIALYFAEDQDSFSGRAFNISINDILFYPNLSVAPAGMVVFANQWLLNGNTKITLTPLVGSSIGPLINAGEVFEVLPVGGKTHTRDVIALERLKESFKNPPPDWNGDPCLPPQYPWTGVTCAGGPRIRVITLNLTSMGLLGSISPSISRLTALSGLWLGNNSLTGSIPDLSSLSNLEILHLEDNQLSGEIPPSLGNVKSLNEIFLHNNNLTGNVPSSLLGNPKLNLRTTPGNPLLSQPPK; this is translated from the exons ATGTCCTCCTTCTCttcctctttccttttcttctttctctccctttttttctTCCCTTGTCTTTCTCAATCCCTTAGAG GTGTTCTGATTGATTGTGGTGCTTCAGTTGATTCTGTATTTAATGAACAAAAATGGGTGTCAGATACTGGTTTCATATCAGCAGGAACACCAAAGAACCTTACAGTACAAGTTCTTGATTCCACACTGTCAACTGTCCGTACATTCCCTTTACAGAACAATGTTTTCAAGAAATTCTGCTACCAGGTTCCTGTTTATCGTGGAGGGAAATATTTGGTTAGGACAACTTATTTCTATGGTGGGGTTAATGGGAATTTGAATCCTCCTGTGTTTGATCAAATTGTGGATGGAACATTTTGGAGTCCAGTGAATACAACTGAGGATTATTGGCATGGAATGTCTTCTTATTATGAAGGGTTTTTTATGGCTGTAGGAAAGACTATGAGTGTGTGTCTGGCTGCTAATAGTTTGACCGATTCGGACCCCTTTATATCTGCTTTGGAGCTTGTTTTAGTGTCTGATTCTTTGTATAATTCTACTGATTTTACCACTTATGCTTTGAGTTTGATTGCAAGGAGCAGTTTTGGGAACAATGGATCAATTATCAG ATATCCTGATGATGAATTTGATCGTTACTGGGAGCCCTATGGACAACATTCTCCTGCAGCAAGTGTCAGTCGTGTTTCTGTTTCTGGTATCTGGAATCACCCCCCTGCAAAAGTATTTCAGACACGGTTCACAATCAGTCAGCTTGAACCTATGGAGTTATTATGGCCTCCAGCACCTCTCCCAAATGCAACATACTACATAGCTCTTTATTTCGCTGAAGATCAAGATTCATTCTCAGGAAGAGCATTCAACATAAGCATAAATGACATATTGTTTTACCCCAACCTTAGTGTTGCTCCAGCTGGTATGGTCGTGTTTGCAAATCAGTGGCTTCTGAATGGTAATACGAAGATAACTTTAACTCCTCTGGTTGGATCAAGTATTGGCCCGTTGATTAATGCAGGAGAGGTTTTTGAAGTGCTGCCCGTCGGTGGAAAAACTCATACTCGAGACG TGATAGCTCTGGAAAGATTGAAGGAGAGTTTCAAGAATCCTCCCCCTGATTGGAATGGTGATCCGTGTTTACCCCCTCAATACCCATGGACTGGAGTGACATGTGCTGGAGGACCACGAATTCGTGTAATTACTTT AAACCTTACGAGCATGGGTCTTTTGGGCTCAATTTCACCTAGCATTTCCAGATTGACAGCATTGAGTGGCTT ATGGCTTGGGAATAATAGTTTAACGGGATCTATCCCAGATCTGAGCTCATTGAGTAACCTTGAGATTTT GCATTTGGAAGACAATCAGCTTAGTGGGGAAATTCCGCCATCTCTTGGAAACGTTAAGAGCCTTAATGAAAT CTTCTTGCATAACAATAATTTGACTGGCAATGTGCCAAGCAGCCTTCTTGGAAATCCAAAGCTGAACCTCAG GACCACCCCTGGGAATCCATTGTTGTCACAACCCCCTAAATGA
- the LOC107806985 gene encoding uncharacterized protein LOC107806985, giving the protein MVSLEVASRADEPISSPRISFSSEFLDEKNFISITPNAQAERERKDQQERARSAADFEFLSSKLTSEKMITADELFFEGKLRPYWQMHYAEKLNKISLKTEHAEEEISKEAEVKSKEESRPINWFIDEDPSPRPPKCTVLWKELLRLKQKRASSLSPSSSTSSSSSSSSIADISVAEHEKSKGQGIKEKHVKRIKKGLERSRSATLRVRPVIHMPLCTQGKNTALPPLFSLKKGRALES; this is encoded by the coding sequence ATGGTTTCCTTAGAAGTTGCCTCTAGAGCCGATGAGCCAATTTCTAGTCCCCGAATTTCCTTCTCTTCAGAATTTCTTGATGAGAAAAACTTCATATCCATTACTCCAAATGCACAAGCAGAGAGAGAGCGAAAAGATCAGCAAGAGAGAGCGCGGAGTGCAGCAGATTTTGAGTTCCTTTCGAGCAAGTTAACCAGCGAAAAGATGATCACAGCGGACGAGCTGTTCTTCGAGGGTAAGTTACGTCCTTATTGGCAAATGCATTATGCTGAAAAGCTAAACAAGATTAGTTTAAAAACTGAACATGCTGAGGAAGAAATATCGAAAGAAGCTGAGGTGAAGAGTAAGGAAGAAAGTAGGCCAATAAATTGGTTCATTGATGAGGATCCATCACCTAGGCCACCAAAATGCACCGTTTTATGGAAAGAGTTATTGAGATTGAAGCAAAAGAGAGCTTCTTCATTATCaccttcttcttctacttcttcctcttcttcttcgagttCTATTGCTGATATTTCTGTAGCAGAACATGAAAAAAGCAAAGGTCAAGGAATCAAAGAGAAGCATGTGAAGAGAATTAAGAAAGGATTGGAGAGAAGTAGATCAGCAACTTTAAGAGTTAGACCTGTGATTCATATGCCACTTTGCACTCAGGGGAAAAACACAGCACTGCCGCCTCTGTTTTCCCTTAAGAAAGGAAGAGCACTAGAGAGTTGA